The Alistipes sp. ZOR0009 genomic interval AGAAAACGCTCAGCAAAATGGCGTTGACGTCAATTTTTTGCTGGATGATATGAGGAGTTTTAAGTCAGAGGAGCTGTTTGATGTAATAGTGAGCAATCCGCCCTATGTAATGGAAGTTGAAAAAGCTTTAATGCGAGATAATGTGCTGAATTACGAGCCTCATCTAGCCTTGTTTGTAAAAGATTCTGATCCGTTGGAATTTTATAAGGCTATTGCAAGAATTGCATCAGCTCAACTTAAGGTTGGAGGTAAAGTTTATCTGGAAATAAACCAGCAGTTAGGCCTAGAGACTGCAAGCTTGTTTGCTGATTTGGGAATGAACACCGAGGTGCGAAAAGATCTGTTTGGTGTTGATCGGTTTGTTCTGGCCGAATGGGGAGGGCAAAAATGAAAAGGGAGATATCAGCAAAAGATGCCTATGAGCGGCTAACAAGGCTATGTTCATCAAGAGAAATTTGTGAATACCAGGCTCTGCAAAAAATGTTTTCATGGGGAGTTGCTGAGGAAGACAGGGCTTCTGTACTTAAACATTTAGTTGAGGAACGATATATAGACAACGAGCGCTACGCTGTCGCATTTGCTCGCGATAAGTTTCGATTTGACAGATGGGGGCCTCAGAAGATAAAATCGCATCTGGCATTAAAACATATTAGTCAAGAGCATGTGCAGTTGGCCTTGAAAGAAGTCGAGATAGATAAGCTTCCTGAGGCTGTTGTACGAGAGTTAAAGCGTAAATCTGAGACAACGAAGCATAAAAATGAGTATGACCTCAAAATGAAGCTGATTGCATTCGGCGTTCGGAAGGGATTTGATTTTGATATAGTTGTAAGGGCTGTTAATCAGATTGTAATGAAATAAAAAAGGCTTACCGAAGTAAGCCTTTTGTGGAGAATATCGGAGTCGAACCGATGACCTCTTGCATGCCATGCAAGCGCTCTAGCCAGCTGAGCTAATCCCCCTTAGAGACGCTGCAAATGTAAATGAATTTTGGAATAAATCAAAAGTGATAAGCGTGTTTTTAAAAAAAAAAGTAATCTTCTGATATTAAACATTGAATTGTTGTGAAATTTAAGAATTTATTGAGGTAAATGTTTGTTTTTAAAATTATCAGAAATATATTTGTATTCATCCGAGCAATCTTTAGCATGGATTGTTTGGTTTATATAGTATATAAATTATAAGCCCTTAATAAAACAGACATGGAAATCAAGAAATCGCCTAAGGCGGATCTTGAGAACAAACGTTCAATGTTCTTACAGATCGGTTTCGTCGTGGCTATTGGATTATCCCTCTTCGCTTTCGAATATGATTTTGGCGAAGCTCAGGAGACCCAAAGTTTTGCCGCAAAAACAGTTGTTGCTGAAGAAGAAATAGTGCAAACAAGTCAGCAAGAACAACAACAACAACAGGCCGAGGTCGCTCCCCAACAAATTATTTCAGATGTGCTTAAGATCGTTCGTAACGATGTAAAAGTAAGTAATGAGCTTGATTTGAATATGGAAGATACCAAGGAAGCTGCACCAATAACCATTCCAACAGTTTCTAAGAAAGAAGAGGTTGTCGAGGAAGAGGAGCCATTTTTGGTGGTGGAGGACATGCCTACGTTTAACGGGAAAGAAGCCGCTATCGGGTTTCGCGAATATGTAGGTAAAAACCTTAAATATCCAGATGTTGCACAGGAGAACGGTATACAAGGTACTGTTTTTATCTCATTTGTTGTTGAGCCAACAGGGGCGGTGACAAATGTAAAGGTGCTTCGTGGGGTTGATCCTGCGTTGGATAAAGAGGCGGTTCGTATCGTGCAAAGCTCGCCTAAGTGGTCGCCTGGTAAGCAAAGAGGAAAGTCGGTACGCGTATCGTTTACGTTCCCTATTAAGTTCCAGTTGAACTAATGTTATTTATACCGAATAGTTACTGAAAGCCCTGATAATCTCAGGGCTTTTTTGTTTACCTTTGTTGCAACTAATAGGCATTTATGGGATTTGATGTAATAAGTACAGCTCCAGTTCAGGAAACAGCCATTCTTGTTGGTGCAATTACCGATAAGCAGAGCGATTTTCAGACGAAGGAGTATCTTGACGAGCTAGAGTTTCTTGCAGAGACGGCCGGTGCTCGTACCGTAAAGAAGTTTATTCAGCGGGTACATGCAACCAACTCTAAGACCTATGTTGGAGCAGGAAAACTTGATGAGATAAGAGCGTATATCGAGGAGAATGAGATTGGTATGGCTATTTTTGATGACGAGCTAACTCCATCACAGCTTCGTAATGTTGAGCGCTATCTTAACTGCAAGGTGCTAGATAGGACTAATTTAATTCTCGATATTTTTGCGGCTCGAGCCAAGACGGCCTACGCCAAAACTCAAGTAGAGTTGGCTCAGTATCAGTATCTGCTTCCTCGTCTTACCCGAATGTGGACTCACCTTGAGCGTCAGCGCGGGGGAATTGGGATGAGAGGGCCAGGAGAAAGCCAGATCGAAACAGACCGCCGTATTATTTTGGATAAGATATCGCGTTTAAAAGAGCAA includes:
- a CDS encoding regulatory protein RecX, which encodes MKREISAKDAYERLTRLCSSREICEYQALQKMFSWGVAEEDRASVLKHLVEERYIDNERYAVAFARDKFRFDRWGPQKIKSHLALKHISQEHVQLALKEVEIDKLPEAVVRELKRKSETTKHKNEYDLKMKLIAFGVRKGFDFDIVVRAVNQIVMK
- a CDS encoding energy transducer TonB gives rise to the protein MEIKKSPKADLENKRSMFLQIGFVVAIGLSLFAFEYDFGEAQETQSFAAKTVVAEEEIVQTSQQEQQQQQAEVAPQQIISDVLKIVRNDVKVSNELDLNMEDTKEAAPITIPTVSKKEEVVEEEEPFLVVEDMPTFNGKEAAIGFREYVGKNLKYPDVAQENGIQGTVFISFVVEPTGAVTNVKVLRGVDPALDKEAVRIVQSSPKWSPGKQRGKSVRVSFTFPIKFQLN